In the Helianthus annuus cultivar XRQ/B chromosome 11, HanXRQr2.0-SUNRISE, whole genome shotgun sequence genome, one interval contains:
- the LOC110891194 gene encoding uncharacterized protein LOC110891194 isoform X1: protein MSFSCHLVAMDIDVSASIDVNKSHGLSTLESTNADTEDLSVNNLRSDVTESLNIDIHGVTGSKQPYDDYDFRNEDKATDPSCSSSTSLPTTPKPVSAMKGSRAGPPQKLTVKWAPEVYDPVPTSVSHAVTKNKPERQSKKNSKSKHKNGSKSSRGNKNKHKLAGKIGGV from the exons ATG TCTTTCAGCTGCCATCTGGTGGCAATGGATATAGACGTGTCAGCCTCTATTGATGTAAACAAAAGCCATGGGTTGTCTACACTTGAATCTACCAATGCCGACACCGAAGATCTTTCTGTGAATAATCTCAGGAGTGATGTAACCGAGTCTCTGAATATTGACATACACGGGGTTACAGGTTCCAAACAACCATATGATGATTACGATTTTCGAAATGAAGACAAAGCCACCGATCCATCCTGCTCATCTTCAACATCTCTGCCT ACGACTCCAAAGCCCGTATCTGCCATGAAAGGTAGCCGAGCGGGCCCACCTCAAAAGCTGACCGTGAAGTGGGCCCCAGAAGTCTATGATCCAGTTCCAACCTCAGTTTCCCATGCAGTAACAAAAAACAAGCCAGAAAGGCAGAGCAAGAAGAACTCCAAGTCAAAGCACAAAAACGGAAGCAAGTCATCACGTGGaaataaaaacaaacacaaattGGCGGGAAAAATAGGAGGTGTTTAG
- the LOC110891194 gene encoding uncharacterized protein LOC110891194 isoform X2: MDIDVSASIDVNKSHGLSTLESTNADTEDLSVNNLRSDVTESLNIDIHGVTGSKQPYDDYDFRNEDKATDPSCSSSTSLPTTPKPVSAMKGSRAGPPQKLTVKWAPEVYDPVPTSVSHAVTKNKPERQSKKNSKSKHKNGSKSSRGNKNKHKLAGKIGGV; this comes from the exons ATGGATATAGACGTGTCAGCCTCTATTGATGTAAACAAAAGCCATGGGTTGTCTACACTTGAATCTACCAATGCCGACACCGAAGATCTTTCTGTGAATAATCTCAGGAGTGATGTAACCGAGTCTCTGAATATTGACATACACGGGGTTACAGGTTCCAAACAACCATATGATGATTACGATTTTCGAAATGAAGACAAAGCCACCGATCCATCCTGCTCATCTTCAACATCTCTGCCT ACGACTCCAAAGCCCGTATCTGCCATGAAAGGTAGCCGAGCGGGCCCACCTCAAAAGCTGACCGTGAAGTGGGCCCCAGAAGTCTATGATCCAGTTCCAACCTCAGTTTCCCATGCAGTAACAAAAAACAAGCCAGAAAGGCAGAGCAAGAAGAACTCCAAGTCAAAGCACAAAAACGGAAGCAAGTCATCACGTGGaaataaaaacaaacacaaattGGCGGGAAAAATAGGAGGTGTTTAG